In Eublepharis macularius isolate TG4126 chromosome 4, MPM_Emac_v1.0, whole genome shotgun sequence, the following are encoded in one genomic region:
- the LOC129327728 gene encoding uncharacterized protein LOC129327728: MECRSKTKTMRLDYKKVVAHNSTSGNAPITCPFFRELDSILWGDASVKPKRVARSLDVVSVRRNPEEPLPVSFGSEELFSHDLLTIDHCQLRSSSPFPEGESTGVPVGEPENDMDATVEGLGDKEDDEPCPDAQEEPLVESSSSTSGLGSGRESPVRSVAELSPGTRLSAIRSRKRRNAGLFAVADKMMLRSEQEHKAQLRESRIGLTLLFVFRMGEYPILGH, from the exons ATGGAGTGCAGGTCAAAGACTAAAACAATGAGACTTGACTACAAGAAAGTGGTGGCTCACAATTCAACTTCTGGAAATGCTCCCATCACCTGCCCGTTTTTCCGAGAGCTTGACAGCATTCTCTGGGGGGATGCAAGCGTGAAACCTAAAAGAGTGGCCAGAAGCCTTGACGTTGTGTCAGTGCGGCGGAACCCTGAAGAGCCATTACCAGTATCCTTTGGTTCGGAGGAACTATTTTCACATGACCTTCTCACCATTGACCACTGTCAACTTAGAAGCTCCTCTCCCTTTCCAGAAG GTGAGAGCACTGGTGTTCCTGTTGGCGAGCCGGAAAATGATATGGATGCCACTGTGGAGGGCCTCGGTGACAAGG AGGATGATGAACCATGTCCAGATGCTCAGGAGGAACCGCTAGTCGAAAGTAGCTCAAGCACATCGGGACTTGGAAGCGGAAGAG AATCACCAGTGAGATCCGTGGCAGAGCTGTCGCCCGGCACACGCCTGTCGGCAATTAGAAGCAGGAAACGTAGAAATGCTGGTCTTTTTGCTGTGGCGGACAAGATGATGTTGCGGTCCGAGCAAGAGCACAAGGCGCAGCTCAGAGAGTCGCGCATTGGGC TGACACTGCTGTTTGTGTTTCGTATGGGAGAGTACCCCATCCTCGGTCATTGA